A window from Drosophila yakuba strain Tai18E2 chromosome 3L, Prin_Dyak_Tai18E2_2.1, whole genome shotgun sequence encodes these proteins:
- the LOC6534061 gene encoding digestive cysteine proteinase 1 has protein sequence MQVFLALALLAGLAFSANATNPPKWDPNYIVKGTLYIPYAEIAEPFYAWYDKNTKRSRIDYYGGMVKTYQLAGEGQFGTLLKLAPITTKTENNKLTCLQVNGTADQTVDIQSILPDAKPFSLVGTESFLGYTCDKFRLESTIGQKKNVYTLWVRYKKSPHYPSSRMPIPVRYEMRGYNTLLGSHYDHYYLDYDSYEHDDIPNEVFEIDDSLQCVGFPGPGTGHYATFNPMQEFIAGTDEHVDKAFHHFKRKHGVAYPSETEHEHRKNIFRQNLRYIHSKNRAKLTYTLAVNHLADKTEEELKARRGYRSSGIYNTGKPFPYDVPKYQDEIPDQYDWRLYGAVTPVKDQSVCGSCWSFGTIGHLEGAFFLKNGGNLVRLSQQALIDCSWAYGNNGCDGGEDFRVYQWMLQSGGVPTEEEYGPYLGQDGYCHVNNVTLVAPIKGFVNVTSNDPNAFKLALLKHGPLSVAIDASPKTFSFYSHGVYYEPTCKNDVDGLDHAVLAVGYGSINGEDYWLVKNSWSTYWGNDGYILMSAKKNNCGVMTMPTYVEM, from the exons ATGCAAGTGTTTTTAGCCTTAGCCCTGCTCGCAGGCTTGGCTTTCTCGG CTAATGCCACGAATCCGCCGAAATGGGATCCAAACTACATAGTCAAGGGAACCCTGTACATTCCGTACGCCGAGATTGCCGAACCCTTCTACGCCTGGTATGACAAGAATACGAAGCGATCCCGCATCGATTACTACGGCGGAATGGTAAAGACGTACCAGCTGGCTGGCGAGGGTCAGTTCGGAACACTGCTGAAGCTGGCACCGATTACCACCAAGACGGAGAACAACAAGCTGACCTGTCTGCAGGTGAATGGCACCGCCGACCAGACTGTCGATATTCAGAGCATCCTGCCCGATGCGAAACCCTTCAGCCTGGTGGGCACCGAATCCTTTTTGGGCTACACCTGCGACAAGTTTCGCCTGGAGTCGACCATTGGCCAGAAGAAGAACGTCTATACGCTGTGGGTGCGGTACAAGAAGTCGCCTCATTATCCCTCCAGCCGCATGCCCATTCCCGTGCGCTACGAAATGAGGGGCTACAACACCCTGCTAGGATCCCATTACGATCATTACTACTTGGACTACGACAGCTACGAGCACGATGATATCCCCAACGAAGTGTTCGAGATCGATGACAGCCTGCAGTGCGTCGGATTCCCCGGACCCGGCACGGGCCACTATGCCACCTTCAATCCCATGCAGGAGTTCATAGCCGGAACCGATGAGCATGTGGACAAGGCATTCCACCACTTCAAGCGGAAGCACGGAGTTGCGTATCCCAGCGAAACGGAACACGAGCATCGCAAGAACATCTTCCGTCAGAACCTGCGCTACATCCACTCCAAAAATCGGGCCAAACTGACCTACACGCTGGCCGTTAATCACTTGGCCGACAAAACCGAAGAGGAGTTGAAGGCACGACGCGGCTACAGATCATCGGGCATTTACAACACCGGCAAGCCGTTCCCCTACGATGTGCCCAAGTACCAGGACGAGATTCCCGACCAGTACGATTGGCGGCTATACGGCGCTGTCACTCCGGTGAAAG ATCAATCTGTGTGCGGATCGTGTTGGTCGTTCGGTACCATTGGACACCTGGAGGGCGCGTTCTTCCTGAAAAACGGCGGCAATCTGGTCCGGCTTTCCCAACAGGCGCTTATTGACTGCTCGTGGGCGTATGGCAACAATGGCTGCGATGGTGGCGAGGACTTCCGCGTGTACCAGTGGATGCTGCAGTCCGGCGGAGTGCCCACGGAGGAGGAGTATGGTCCCTATCTGGGCCAGGATGGCTACTGTCACGTCAACAACGTCACCCTGGTGGCACCCATTAAGGGATTCGTCAATGTGACCTCCAACGATCCGAATGCCTTCAAGCTGGCCCTGCTCAAGCACGGACCTCTGTCGGTGGCTATTGATGCTTCTCCAAAGACATTTAGCTTCTACTCGCACGGAGTCTACTATGAGCCAACGTGCAAGAACGATGTAGATGGACTGGATCACGCCGTCCTGGCCGTGGGCTATGGCTCCATCAATGGCGAGGACTACTGGCTGGTGAAGAACTCGTGGTCCACTTACTGGGGCAACGATGGCTACATCCTGATGTCGGCAAAGAAGAACAATTGCGGTGTTATGACCATGCCCACCTACGTGGAGATGTAG
- the LOC6534062 gene encoding uncharacterized protein LOC6534062, giving the protein MEDLVKMCRVCMGESEDMLDIYDNKSLGDKLSADLKKTKEPEPTPADLLKNCSDYPVASGDGFPLKVCEPCLIKLREAMRFKRRYTRTMEYVARVKKEQIDQETCDLLEAEDWDLVERIKSEDEEENEDDLQPKMKKRNEVDKERPFKCPDCQKNFTGKAQLTMHSRIHGKRSTRPKRRTLK; this is encoded by the coding sequence ATGGAGGACTTGGTGAAGATGTGCCGTGTGTGCATGGGCGAGTCGGAGGACATGTTGGACATCTACGACAACAAGAGCTTGGGGGACAAACTAAGCGCCGATCTAAAGAAAACCAAGGAGCCGGAGCCCACGCCGGCTGATCTGCTGAAGAACTGCAGTGACTATCCAGTGGCATCCGGGGATGGCTTTCCCCTGAAGGTGTGCGAGCCGTGCCTGATAAAATTACGGGAGGCCATGAGATTCAAGAGGCGCTACACAAGGACCATGGAATACGTAGCGCGCGTAAAGAAGGAGCAAATCGACCAGGAGACCTGCGATCTCCTGGAGGCCGAGGATTGGGATCTCGTGGAGCGCATCAAGAGCGAAGACGAGGAGGAGAACGAGGACGACCTGCAGCCGAAAATGAAGAAACGCAATGAGGTGGATAAAGAGCGGCCCTTCAAGTGCCCAGACTGCCAGAAAAACTTCACCGGCAAGGCCCAGTTGACCATGCACAGTCGCATCCACGGCAAGAGATCCACTAGGCCCAAACGAAGAACTCTTAAATAG